GGTGGAATTCTCGGTAATATGTCTTGGCGTTATCCGTTTTTTGCTACAGCTTGTCTAATATTTATTGCATTTTTACTTATTTTATTTAAAGTGAAAGAACCTAAAAAGATTGTCGCTGAGCCAACAGAAAAGAAAGAAGTCGCTATTAAGCAGATGCTCCATTTGTTTAAATATCGACCATTTTTACAAATTGCTTTTAGTGGAATGTTTTACTATTATTGTTTCTTTACGATTTTAGCTTATTCACCGCTAGTACTTGGTTTATCAGCGATTCAAATTGGTTTTGTATTTTTTGCGTGGGGACTTTGTTTAGCACTTGGTTCAGCAAAAATTTCTCATACGTTAGAATTTCGGTTTAATAGCAAACAAATTTTAAAAGGATCCTTACTTGCATGTGCTGTTATTTTGGCTCTGCTTGGATTTATTGATAATACTGCTGTTGATATCACTTTAATCATCATCTCTGGCTTGATTTTAGGTATTAACAATGCTTTATTTACAACAACTGTGATGGAACATTCCCCGTATGCAAGAAGTGTCACAAGTGGCGCCTATAACTTTGTTCGTTGGTTAGGTGCGGCCTTTGCTCCGCTTTGTTCTGGTTTATTGAGTGAGGCATTTGGTATGAAAACGCCATTTGTTGTAGCCAGTGTTATTTGTTTGGCCGGCATGGGCTTATTGTTTATTAAATTAAAACCAGCTCATTTCTCCTTACAGCAAGCTAGTTCAGTAAAAAATGAATAAAAGAAGAAAGACGGAACCTTTGTGTTCGGTCTTTTTTTATGATTTAAGTCAATTAATTAACGTTTATCGTTAAAAAGTTGTTGACAAACATTATTGATACTAGATATTTTTTAGAAAAAAGGGGAGAGATTTCATTGAAACTAAAAAGACTACAAAAAATGAGTTACTTTCTGCATATTGCCCTTAAGATTTTATCAGTAGGTTCCATAATGATGTGTTTAGCAGCACTTGCAACAAAATTTTTAAATTGGGGAAATGTAACGATAAATACTAATCAAGAAAATACAGATATTTTTGCTTTTTTTCATGCAGAGTCATTTTATGGCAGCAGCCCAGAACAATATGCACAAATAAATGAATCGATTATGCTTGGTGTTGTATCATTTTCATTGATTTTACTTGCATTAATATTATGGATTGCTAGCATGGTTTTTAAAGATTTGGCAAATAAATTTATTCCATTTAGTGATACCGAAATAGCAAGATTGAGAAGAATATCACAATTATTACTTATTTATTCACTAGTACCTCAAATGTTATATGCAGTGTTACATACGATACTGATTCCTGGCTATTATATTTCTTTTGGTCTTAATATGTCTTTTTTCTTTGCAATTATTTTCTATTGTTTAACAGAAATTTTTCGCTATGGCGCATTTTTGCAAAAAGAATCTGATGAAACTTTATGAAATGGAGATAAAAATAAATGGCAATAATATTAAGATTGGATCGAATTATGGCTGACCGTAAGATGTCTTTAAATCAATTATCTAAAGAAGTCGGTGTAGCAAATGTTAACTTATCAAAATTAAAGACTGGTAAAGTAAGCGCGATTCGATTTTCTACATTAAATGAAATATGCAAAGTATTGAAATGCCAACCTGGTGATATTTTAGAATATGTGGATGATTAATTCGTAATAAAAGTGAATGAGACGCATTTAAAAGCATTGAGTAGTACTTAGTGCTTTTAATAGTGTATAAGAGAACTGGATAAAATGATGTTTTTCTGGGACAATGCTTCTTTACATAATTAACATTACTTCCTATAATATATATTATGTAAACTAAAATTTTTTAGATTTAAGTAAGGGATAAGACATTGTCTTCCCTCACTTTTAATAAGGAATATGTCAACACTTTTTTTATTTTTTTCTTAAATCTCTATAAGCTTCTAACTTTTCTTTATACTCTTGCACATCTTTTCTATAAAAAATATAAATTTTTCTAGCGCTATTGTGGTATTTATTGTTTATTTTTTTTCGCCGTTCGATAATCATATTGATATTTCACTTTCCCGTTTTCTTTGTTGATTTTGTACAGATAACGTCCATCCCAAGCATAAACAAAGGCGTCTTTTGCGTAAGAAGCAGTACTTACATAATTCTCATCTGCTTCACCAAACGCATAGAAATCATTTGTTAATTCGAATTCCCAAAACACTCGATGCTCTGTCAATGAGACAAGCGCTAATGTATCATGTGCATCATTACGTGCTGCGGTATACGTAACCAGCGCCCGATCTTCTCCAACATCTGCATTGTTTAAAATAGCATTCATAAATTCTGGATAAAATTGGTTAAATTTTTCTGCTTTTGAATTGCCTT
The nucleotide sequence above comes from Listeria ivanovii subsp. londoniensis. Encoded proteins:
- the mdrL gene encoding multidrug efflux MFS transporter MdrL, yielding MMTEKEMNTGKWITAAASLLAFMGIGVVDPLLPSIAASIGASHSQVEMLFTAYIFTMAIMMIPIGIVAGKLGDKKLIVIGLFIVTIFALLCGLSDTIGALSIFRAGWGFGNSMFMATAMTMLIALSETPGHAIGIYEASMGLGMAFGPLLGGILGNMSWRYPFFATACLIFIAFLLILFKVKEPKKIVAEPTEKKEVAIKQMLHLFKYRPFLQIAFSGMFYYYCFFTILAYSPLVLGLSAIQIGFVFFAWGLCLALGSAKISHTLEFRFNSKQILKGSLLACAVILALLGFIDNTAVDITLIIISGLILGINNALFTTTVMEHSPYARSVTSGAYNFVRWLGAAFAPLCSGLLSEAFGMKTPFVVASVICLAGMGLLFIKLKPAHFSLQQASSVKNE
- a CDS encoding helix-turn-helix domain-containing protein — its product is MAIILRLDRIMADRKMSLNQLSKEVGVANVNLSKLKTGKVSAIRFSTLNEICKVLKCQPGDILEYVDD
- a CDS encoding DUF2975 domain-containing protein is translated as MKLKRLQKMSYFLHIALKILSVGSIMMCLAALATKFLNWGNVTINTNQENTDIFAFFHAESFYGSSPEQYAQINESIMLGVVSFSLILLALILWIASMVFKDLANKFIPFSDTEIARLRRISQLLLIYSLVPQMLYAVLHTILIPGYYISFGLNMSFFFAIIFYCLTEIFRYGAFLQKESDETL